One Cucumis sativus cultivar 9930 chromosome 1, Cucumber_9930_V3, whole genome shotgun sequence DNA segment encodes these proteins:
- the LOC101208373 gene encoding LOW QUALITY PROTEIN: inactive protein kinase SELMODRAFT_444075 (The sequence of the model RefSeq protein was modified relative to this genomic sequence to represent the inferred CDS: deleted 1 base in 1 codon) gives MEEGHPDVAGKVVVVAIKATSKEVSKAALVWALTHVVQTGDHIKLLVVIPSHQSSMWVRGFSRLTSDCAIGHLRTHSGTFSDRKDDIVHSCSQMVHQLHGAYDSLKIKVRIKVLSGLVRGMVATEAKKAQSNWVILDKNLKDERKNCLEELQCNVVLMKKYHPKVLRLNLMESPKMNTREAWISSHELDVSQKCLKSYFDEPIMFTAPDVTPDSTPDVESPFTVTDIGTSSISSSDVGSSSLFSGICGSLRNDSRTAVDRGRNMSGSEYDSESEKQTPSVSYFQRCMVDIMSSRRKFQQHAMEESQNAHHRPPAPTRQGLVKKMSTLSVEPSHDVAHRSTDISSSRNIRNTVSLSRKAPLGPPPLCSMCQHKAPAFGNPPRWFTYAELEVATSGFAQTNFLAEGGFGSVHRGILSDGQVVAVKQYKLASTQGDREFCSEVEVLSCAQHRNVVMLIGFCVEGGRRLLVYEYICNGSLDSHLYGRNREPLQWSARQKIAVGAARGLRYLHEECRVGCIVHRDIRPNNILLTHDFEPLVGDFGLARWQPDGDLAVETRILGRFGYLAPEYAQSGQITEKADTYSFGVVLLELVTGRKAIDLNRPKGQQCLTEWARNLLRKNAISELVDPCLRNCYSDEEVHRMLQCASLCIKRDPYVRPRMSQVLRVLEGDIVL, from the exons ATGGAGGAAGGACATCCAGACGTGGCTGGGAAAGTGGTGGTTGTCGCAATTAAAGCCACCTCGAAGGAAGTTTCTAAAGCTGCTCTCGTTTGGGCTTTGACGCATGTTGTTCAA ACAGGAGATCATATTAAGCTCCTTGTGGTTATCCCTTCTCATCAATCAA GTATGTGGGTTCGGGGGTTTTCTCGACTTACCAGTGATTGTGCAATCGGTCATTTGAGAACTCATTCAGGAACTTTTTCCGATCGGAAGGATGACATTGTGCATTCATGTTCTCAGATGGTGCATCAGCTTCATGGTGCATATGACTCACTGAAG ATAAAAGTCAGAATCAAAGTTCTTTCAGGCTTGGTTCGGGGTATGGTGGCTACCGAAGCTAAGAAAGCTCAATCAAACTGGGTGATATTGGATAA GAATTTGAAAGATGAAAGGAAAAACTGTTTGGAAGAGCTGCAATGCAATGTTGTTCTTATGAAGAAATATCACCCTAAGGTTCTTCGTTTGAATTTGATGGAATCCCCTAAAATGAACACTAGAGAAGCTTGGATATCATCACATGAATTAGACGTTTCTCAGAAGTGCCTTAAAAGCTATTTTGATGAACCGATCATGTTTACAGCTCCTGATGTGACTCCTGACAGTACTCCTGACGTAGAGTCTCCTTTTACCGTCACTGATATTGGAACATCATCAATATCGAGCTCGGATGTGGGCAGTTCGTCCTTGTTCTCTGGGATTTGTGGAAGCTTGAGAAATGATTCCAGAACAGCTGTCGACAGAGGGAGAAATATGTCTGGATCTGAATATGATTCTGAAAGTGAAAAGCAAACTCCCTCAGTTTCATATTTCCAGCGTTGTATGGTTGATATTATGAGTTCCCGGCGTAAATTCCAGCAACATGCAATGGAAGAATCACAAAATGCTCATCATAGACCTCCAGCTCCAACACGTCAAGGTctggtaaaaaaaatgtctactCTTTCTGTAGAACCTAGCCATGATGTGGCACATCGGAGTACTGATATTAGCTCAAGCAGAAACATAAGGAACACGGTATCATTGTCCAGAAAAGCACCTCTAGGCCCTCCTCCGCTATGTTCTATGTGCCAACACAAGGCCCCTGCATTTGGGAATCCTCCTAGATGGTTCACTTATGCTGAACTTGAAGTTGCTACAAGTGGCTTTgcacaaacaaattttttggCTGAGGGTGGATTTGGGTCTGTGCACCGAGGCATCTTATCAGATGGACAAGTTGTTGCTGTCAAGCAATATAAACTGGCTAGTACACAGGGAGATCGAGAATTTTGTTCAGAAGTTGAGGTCTTAAGTTGTGCCCAACATCGAAACGTAGTGATGCTTATTGGATTTTGTGTGGAGGGTGGAAGAAGGTTACTtgtttatgaatatatttgCAATGGATCTCTTGATTCCCATCTTTATG GAAGAAATCGTGAACCATTGCAATGGTCGGCACGCCAGAAAATTGCAGTCGGGGCTGCTCGAGGATTGAGATACCTTCACGAAGAATGTAGAGTGGGCTGTATTGTGCATCGTGATATCCGTCCAAACAATATCCTCCTTACTCATGATTTTGAGCCACTA GTTGGAGATTTTGGGCTGGCAAGGTGGCAACCGGATGGTGACCTAGCAGTAGAAACCAGAATCCTTGGGAGATTTGG CTACCTGGCTCCTGAGTATGCACAGAGTGGCCAAATCACAGAGAAAGCCGATACATACTCATTTGGCGTTGTCTTGCTGGAACTTGTGACTGGACGCAAAGCAATTGATTTAAATCGTCCCAAGGGCCAGCAATGCCTCACTGAATGG GCACGAAACCTGTTGAGAAAAAATGCAATCTCTGAACTAGTTGATCCATGTTTGAGGAACTGTTATTCAGACGAGGAAGTTCACCGCATGCTGCAATGCGCTTCCTTGTGCATAAAGCGTGATCCGTATGTAAGACCGCGTATGTCTCAG GTGCTTCGGGTGTTGGAGGGCGACATCGTTCTGTAA